One genomic region from Oncorhynchus clarkii lewisi isolate Uvic-CL-2024 chromosome 21, UVic_Ocla_1.0, whole genome shotgun sequence encodes:
- the LOC139379345 gene encoding zinc finger protein AEBP2-like isoform X1, translating into MAAVTTNGTEQDSTPTNEQNGTLDKEENGNKKQGPTDSKQEPGDNKDGPEMDVSNRDSKEEKHSVALEVAKESVLSTENGNKEEPACERSEPVKSPVEGIPASSTETGESIVELKPEQREESVSSPPSSDKTKSEESTEKTDRGIKRRASVEISSSDGEPLSRMDSEDSISSTLMDMESTASSGRSTPAMMNGHGPATATPSVGKSVAYTCCWDQCQLLFTTSPDLAEHIRGVHVDGQRGGLCSVFVCLWKGCKVYNTPSTSQSWLQRHMVSHSGDKPFKCVVGGCNATFASQGGLARHVPTHFSSQNSNKLANQGKMKEDSPSKAGLNKRRKLKNKRRRSLLCSVPPARPHDFFDAQTMDAIRHRAICLNLATHIESLGNGHSVVFHSTVIARRKEDSGKVKVLLHWTPEDILPDVWVNESDRPQQKTKVVHLSQLPQDTHVLLDPNIYRMFF; encoded by the exons ATGGCTGCAGTTACAACCAACGGTACCGAACAAGACTCCACACCGACAAACGAGCAAAATGGAACATTGGACAAAGAAGAAAACGGGAATAAGAAGCAGGGCCCCACAGACTCGAAACAGGAACCGGGTGACAACAAGGACGGACCAGAAATGGACGTGAGCAACCGAGACAGCAAAGAGGAGAAGCATTCAGTCGCACTAGAAGTCGCAAAAGAATCGGTTTTGTCCACGGAAAATGGTAACAAAGAAGAACCGGCCTGTGAACGGTCTGAACCGGTTAAAAGTCCCGTGGAGGGAATCCCTGCGAGCAGCACCGAAACCGGGGAGAGCATCGTGGAGCTGAAACCAGAACAAAGAGAGGAGAGCGTGTCCTCGCCTCCCAGCTCGGACAAGACCAAAAGCGAGGAATCCACGGAGAAAACCGACCGCGGTATCAAAAGACGGGCCAGTGTGGAGATATCATCCTCGGATGGAGAACCTCTCAGTCGAATGGATTCGGAAGACAG tattAGCAGTACTCTGATGGACATGGAGAGCACAGCGTCCAGCGGGCGCTCCACACCTGCCATGATGAATGGGCACGGCCCTGCCACCGCCACCCCGTCGGTGGGTAAGAGCGTGGCATACACCTGCTGCTGGGACCAATGCCAGCTCCTATTTACCACCAGCCCAGACCTGGCTGAGCACATCAGGGGCGTGCACGTGGACGGACAACGAGGAGGGTTATGCAGT gtgtttgtgtgtctgtggaaGGGCTGCAAGGTGTATAACACCCCATCCACCAGTCAGAGCTGGCTTCAGAGACACATGGTCTCACACAGTGGAGACAAACCATTCAAG TGTGTGGTGGGGGGTTGCAATGCCACTTTTGCCTCCCAGGGGGGGCTGGCACGCCACGTACCCACCCACTTCAGCTCCCAGAACTCCAACAAGCTGGCCAATCAGGGCAAGATGAAGGAGGATTCACCTTCGAAAGCGGGGCTTAACAAGAGGCGGAAACTCAAGAATAAACGCAGGAGGTCTTTAC tGTGTTCTGTCCCTCCAGCACGACCTCACGACTTCTTTGATGCCCAGACCATGGATGCTATCAGACACCGGGCCATCTGCCTCAACCTGGCTACACATATAGAGAGCCTGGGCAACGGACACAGTGTGGTGTTTCACAGCACG GTAATAGCGAGGAGGAAGGAAGATTCTGGGAAGGTTAAAGTCCTCCTCCACTGGACTCCTGAGGACAT ACTTCCTGATGTGTGGGTGAATGAGAGTGACCGGCCGCAGCAGAAGACCAAGGTGGTCCATCTCTCCCAGTTGCCCCAGGACACACACGTACTGTTGGACCCCAacatatacag GATGTTCTTCTAG
- the LOC139379345 gene encoding zinc finger protein AEBP2-like isoform X2, with the protein MAAVTTNGTEQDSTPTNEQNGTLDKEENGNKKQGPTDSKQEPGDNKDGPEMDVSNRDSKEEKHSVALEVAKESVLSTENGNKEEPACERSEPVKSPVEGIPASSTETGESIVELKPEQREESVSSPPSSDKTKSEESTEKTDRGIKRRASVEISSSDGEPLSRMDSEDSISSTLMDMESTASSGRSTPAMMNGHGPATATPSVGKSVAYTCCWDQCQLLFTTSPDLAEHIRGVHVDGQRGGLCSVFVCLWKGCKVYNTPSTSQSWLQRHMVSHSGDKPFKCVVGGCNATFASQGGLARHVPTHFSSQNSNKLANQGKMKEDSPSKAGLNKRRKLKNKRRRSLPRPHDFFDAQTMDAIRHRAICLNLATHIESLGNGHSVVFHSTVIARRKEDSGKVKVLLHWTPEDILPDVWVNESDRPQQKTKVVHLSQLPQDTHVLLDPNIYRMFF; encoded by the exons ATGGCTGCAGTTACAACCAACGGTACCGAACAAGACTCCACACCGACAAACGAGCAAAATGGAACATTGGACAAAGAAGAAAACGGGAATAAGAAGCAGGGCCCCACAGACTCGAAACAGGAACCGGGTGACAACAAGGACGGACCAGAAATGGACGTGAGCAACCGAGACAGCAAAGAGGAGAAGCATTCAGTCGCACTAGAAGTCGCAAAAGAATCGGTTTTGTCCACGGAAAATGGTAACAAAGAAGAACCGGCCTGTGAACGGTCTGAACCGGTTAAAAGTCCCGTGGAGGGAATCCCTGCGAGCAGCACCGAAACCGGGGAGAGCATCGTGGAGCTGAAACCAGAACAAAGAGAGGAGAGCGTGTCCTCGCCTCCCAGCTCGGACAAGACCAAAAGCGAGGAATCCACGGAGAAAACCGACCGCGGTATCAAAAGACGGGCCAGTGTGGAGATATCATCCTCGGATGGAGAACCTCTCAGTCGAATGGATTCGGAAGACAG tattAGCAGTACTCTGATGGACATGGAGAGCACAGCGTCCAGCGGGCGCTCCACACCTGCCATGATGAATGGGCACGGCCCTGCCACCGCCACCCCGTCGGTGGGTAAGAGCGTGGCATACACCTGCTGCTGGGACCAATGCCAGCTCCTATTTACCACCAGCCCAGACCTGGCTGAGCACATCAGGGGCGTGCACGTGGACGGACAACGAGGAGGGTTATGCAGT gtgtttgtgtgtctgtggaaGGGCTGCAAGGTGTATAACACCCCATCCACCAGTCAGAGCTGGCTTCAGAGACACATGGTCTCACACAGTGGAGACAAACCATTCAAG TGTGTGGTGGGGGGTTGCAATGCCACTTTTGCCTCCCAGGGGGGGCTGGCACGCCACGTACCCACCCACTTCAGCTCCCAGAACTCCAACAAGCTGGCCAATCAGGGCAAGATGAAGGAGGATTCACCTTCGAAAGCGGGGCTTAACAAGAGGCGGAAACTCAAGAATAAACGCAGGAGGTCTTTAC CACGACCTCACGACTTCTTTGATGCCCAGACCATGGATGCTATCAGACACCGGGCCATCTGCCTCAACCTGGCTACACATATAGAGAGCCTGGGCAACGGACACAGTGTGGTGTTTCACAGCACG GTAATAGCGAGGAGGAAGGAAGATTCTGGGAAGGTTAAAGTCCTCCTCCACTGGACTCCTGAGGACAT ACTTCCTGATGTGTGGGTGAATGAGAGTGACCGGCCGCAGCAGAAGACCAAGGTGGTCCATCTCTCCCAGTTGCCCCAGGACACACACGTACTGTTGGACCCCAacatatacag GATGTTCTTCTAG